In Corynebacterium guangdongense, one DNA window encodes the following:
- the ctaD gene encoding aa3-type cytochrome oxidase subunit I, whose translation MTAIAPRIESYQIPERPGPTGDARTGSLAWRMLTTTDHKTIGIMYIVLSFALFAVGGLLALLIRAELFTPGLQYLSNEQYNQLFTIHGTMMLLGFATPIVWGFSNYVIPLQIGAPDVAFPRLNAFGFWITLFGGLVILGGFLTPGGAADFGWTMYQPLADNTHTPGIGANLWIVGVGMLGVGTIASAINMLTTMLTMRAPGMTMFRMPVFAWTIFVTAIMALMIFPLLTSAAMGVLYDRLLGGHIYDTGNGGAILWQHLFWFFGHPEVYVIALPFFGIISEVIPVFSRKPIFGYIGLIFATLAIATLSMAVWAHHMFATGAILLPFFSFMTFLIAVPTGVKFFNWTGTMWNGHITWDTPMIFAVGFMATFLFGGMTGIMLAAPPLDFHLHDSYFVVAHFHYTLFGTVVFSVFAGVYFWFPKMTGRMLDERLGKIHFWLTFVGFHGTFLIQHWLGNMGMPRRYADYLDSDGFTLFNQISTTFAFILGASLLPFVWNVFRSWRYGEVVTVDDPWGYGNSLEWATSCPPPRHNFTALPRIRSERPAFELHYPHIVERMRRENHHGGDVRAETTQSPSKEEMPAR comes from the coding sequence ATGACCGCTATCGCCCCCCGAATAGAGTCCTACCAAATCCCGGAACGCCCCGGCCCCACCGGTGACGCCCGCACAGGTTCCCTGGCCTGGCGGATGCTGACCACCACCGACCACAAGACCATCGGCATCATGTACATCGTGCTGTCGTTCGCCCTGTTCGCGGTCGGCGGCCTGTTGGCCCTGCTCATCCGCGCCGAGCTGTTCACCCCGGGCCTGCAGTACCTCTCGAACGAGCAGTACAACCAGTTGTTCACCATCCACGGCACGATGATGCTGCTCGGTTTCGCCACCCCGATCGTCTGGGGTTTCTCCAACTACGTCATCCCCCTGCAGATCGGCGCCCCGGACGTGGCCTTCCCGCGCCTCAACGCCTTCGGTTTCTGGATCACGCTGTTCGGCGGGCTGGTCATCCTCGGAGGGTTCCTGACCCCGGGCGGCGCCGCCGACTTCGGCTGGACCATGTACCAGCCGCTGGCGGACAACACCCACACGCCCGGCATCGGCGCGAACCTGTGGATTGTCGGCGTGGGCATGCTCGGCGTCGGCACCATCGCCTCCGCCATCAACATGCTCACCACCATGCTCACGATGCGTGCCCCCGGCATGACCATGTTCCGCATGCCGGTCTTCGCGTGGACCATCTTCGTCACCGCGATCATGGCCCTGATGATCTTTCCTCTGCTGACCTCCGCCGCCATGGGAGTGCTCTATGACCGCCTCCTCGGCGGCCACATCTACGACACGGGCAACGGCGGCGCCATCCTGTGGCAGCACCTGTTCTGGTTCTTCGGCCACCCCGAGGTCTACGTCATCGCGCTTCCCTTCTTCGGCATCATCTCCGAGGTCATCCCGGTCTTCTCCCGCAAGCCCATCTTCGGCTACATCGGGCTGATCTTCGCCACCCTGGCCATTGCGACGCTGTCGATGGCGGTGTGGGCGCACCACATGTTCGCCACCGGCGCCATCCTGCTGCCGTTCTTCTCGTTCATGACCTTCCTCATCGCGGTGCCGACCGGCGTGAAGTTCTTCAACTGGACCGGCACCATGTGGAACGGCCACATCACCTGGGACACCCCGATGATCTTCGCCGTCGGCTTCATGGCCACCTTCCTCTTCGGCGGCATGACCGGCATCATGCTGGCCGCCCCGCCACTGGACTTCCACCTGCACGACTCCTACTTCGTCGTCGCCCACTTCCACTACACCCTGTTCGGCACCGTCGTATTCTCCGTGTTCGCGGGCGTCTACTTCTGGTTCCCGAAGATGACGGGGCGCATGCTCGACGAGCGCCTGGGCAAGATCCACTTCTGGCTGACCTTCGTCGGCTTCCACGGCACCTTCCTCATCCAGCACTGGCTGGGCAACATGGGCATGCCGCGCCGCTACGCCGACTATCTGGACTCCGACGGCTTCACCCTGTTCAACCAGATCTCCACCACGTTCGCCTTCATCCTCGGCGCGTCGCTCCTGCCCTTCGTCTGGAACGTCTTCAGGTCCTGGCGCTACGGCGAGGTTGTCACCGTCGACGACCCGTGGGGCTACGGCAACTCCCTGGAGTGGGCCACCTCCTGCCCGCCGCCGCGCCACAACTTCACCGCGCTGCCGCGCATCCGCTCCGAGCGTCCGGCCTTCGAGCTGCACTACCCGCACATAGTGGAGCGCATGCGTCGGGAGAACCACCACGGCGGCGACGTCCGCGCGGAAACGACGCAGTCCCCGTCCAAGGAGGAGATGCCGGCGCGCTAG
- a CDS encoding histidine phosphatase family protein, translating into MTGRIILLRHGQTTSNVTHKLDTRVPGAELTENGREQAYQVGLELAEYCGARRGSMGRIQAIVSSVALRAQQTAMIAASAIEEVTDLGHRSAGVDVRWGIHELQAGIYEMMNDHDAHRAYAEVTFGWFHGDRQATIPDGENLDGILARYQPVLEELAETHTDGDAIVVSHGGIIRVAATHATGTDAQYAMDSYLPNCRFITLVPNGRPFGQWELERWADYDLPE; encoded by the coding sequence ATGACCGGACGCATCATTCTCCTGCGCCACGGCCAAACCACCTCCAACGTCACCCACAAGCTGGACACCAGGGTCCCGGGTGCGGAACTCACCGAGAACGGGAGGGAGCAGGCGTACCAGGTGGGCCTCGAGCTGGCCGAGTACTGCGGCGCCCGCCGCGGCTCGATGGGCCGCATCCAGGCGATCGTGTCCTCGGTGGCGTTGCGCGCCCAGCAGACGGCCATGATCGCCGCCTCCGCGATCGAGGAGGTCACCGACCTGGGGCACCGATCGGCGGGCGTCGACGTGCGCTGGGGCATTCACGAACTCCAGGCCGGCATCTACGAGATGATGAACGACCACGACGCCCACCGGGCCTACGCCGAGGTCACCTTCGGCTGGTTCCACGGTGACCGCCAGGCCACCATTCCGGACGGGGAGAACCTCGACGGAATCCTGGCCCGCTATCAACCGGTCCTTGAGGAGCTGGCGGAGACGCACACCGACGGTGACGCCATCGTCGTCAGCCACGGCGGCATCATCCGCGTCGCCGCCACCCACGCCACCGGCACCGACGCGCAGTACGCGATGGACAGCTACCTCCCGAACTGCCGCTTCATCACCCTGGTGCCCAACGGCAGGCCCTTCGGGCAGTGGGAGCTGGAGCGCTGGGCGGACTATGACCTGCCCGAATAG
- the pheA gene encoding prephenate dehydratase codes for MSTSVAYLGPAGTFTEAALTSFHARGAFGDAGEEITPIPVASPAAALDRVRAGEADYAVVAIENSVDGAVTGTFDALADGERVQIFSELELEIAFDIMVRPGTSLADATTFATHPVAHQQVRHWLKEHLPAAEYVPASSNAAAAQLVAEGKADVAAAPGRAAEIFGLETVATGIADTVGARTRFVVVGKPDVPPARTGNDTTLIVFTLPNTPGSLVHALQDFAQRGVSMSWIASRPNPGHYGTYRFYVDLDGHIDDIPLAEALRAVWLRVDDITFLGSWPATHPSEREAELAADIQRLHEATAWVQAARTGKDTD; via the coding sequence ATGAGCACCTCCGTCGCGTATCTCGGCCCCGCGGGCACGTTCACTGAAGCCGCACTCACCAGCTTCCACGCCCGCGGCGCCTTCGGCGACGCCGGGGAGGAGATCACCCCGATCCCCGTCGCCTCCCCGGCCGCGGCCCTCGACCGGGTCCGCGCCGGCGAGGCCGACTACGCGGTCGTCGCGATCGAGAACTCCGTGGACGGCGCCGTGACCGGAACCTTCGACGCCCTCGCCGATGGTGAGCGCGTCCAGATCTTCTCCGAACTCGAGCTCGAGATCGCCTTCGACATCATGGTCCGGCCCGGCACCTCGCTCGCCGACGCCACCACCTTCGCCACCCACCCCGTCGCCCACCAGCAGGTGCGCCACTGGTTGAAGGAGCACCTGCCGGCGGCGGAGTACGTCCCGGCCTCCTCCAACGCCGCGGCCGCCCAGCTCGTCGCCGAGGGCAAGGCCGACGTCGCCGCCGCGCCGGGCCGCGCCGCCGAGATCTTCGGCCTGGAGACCGTGGCCACCGGCATCGCCGACACGGTCGGCGCGCGGACCCGGTTCGTGGTCGTGGGCAAGCCCGACGTGCCCCCCGCCCGCACGGGAAATGACACCACGCTGATCGTCTTCACCCTGCCCAACACCCCGGGCAGCCTGGTCCACGCGCTGCAGGACTTCGCCCAGCGCGGCGTGTCCATGTCGTGGATCGCCTCGCGTCCGAACCCGGGCCACTACGGCACCTACCGCTTCTACGTCGACCTCGACGGCCACATCGACGACATCCCGCTGGCGGAGGCCCTGCGTGCCGTGTGGCTGCGCGTCGACGACATCACCTTCCTCGGCTCCTGGCCGGCCACCCACCCCTCCGAGCGAGAGGCTGAGCTGGCCGCCGACATCCAGCGCCTGCACGAGGCCACCGCCTGGGTCCAGGCGGCCCGCACCGGAAAGGACACGGATTAA
- a CDS encoding amidase: MIDSLAARVAELSPAEHGFSHFHPGARATASGRLDGWLIPAKDLYDVAGMPTTHGSAHRTRMAHATDPFLRRLLAQGAVIPGKSAVPELGLTIHTEPVGLPAVDNPLYPGHTPGGSSGGAAVMVARGLVRAAHASDGGGSIRVPAAATGTVGFMPTHEGLSAQGFITATVADQAFLHGVRPASRRLRVGVLTDPLFADVAVDAAWLDGLDLAAGALSDAGHEVLGVGAWPRAEETFAHFTDLFTSRMAGLDQAEDLAAWLREKGRALPPGRLADARSHADSLAGMLSAHWDVDVLATPVLAGDPPPTGAFSSLAPAENFRAQTEWSPWASLANVAGTAAISIPWPRPGRPPVAVHLAVVRAGVSDAELLGLARELHG; encoded by the coding sequence ATGATCGACTCTCTGGCCGCGCGCGTCGCCGAGCTCAGTCCCGCCGAGCACGGTTTCTCGCATTTTCACCCCGGGGCGCGCGCGACCGCGTCGGGCCGGCTGGACGGCTGGCTCATCCCGGCCAAGGATCTCTACGACGTCGCCGGCATGCCCACCACCCACGGTTCCGCCCACCGCACCCGGATGGCGCACGCCACCGACCCTTTCCTGCGGCGCCTGCTCGCCCAGGGCGCCGTCATCCCCGGCAAGTCCGCCGTCCCGGAACTCGGTCTGACCATCCACACCGAACCGGTCGGGCTGCCGGCGGTGGACAATCCCCTCTATCCGGGCCACACCCCGGGCGGCTCCTCCGGTGGCGCCGCGGTCATGGTCGCGCGGGGGCTGGTGCGCGCGGCCCACGCCTCCGACGGCGGCGGGTCCATCCGCGTGCCCGCCGCCGCGACCGGCACGGTCGGCTTCATGCCCACCCACGAGGGCCTGTCCGCCCAGGGCTTCATCACCGCCACCGTCGCCGACCAGGCTTTCCTGCACGGCGTCAGGCCCGCTTCACGACGCCTGCGCGTCGGCGTCCTCACCGATCCGCTCTTTGCCGACGTGGCGGTCGACGCCGCCTGGCTGGACGGCCTCGACCTGGCGGCGGGGGCGCTCTCCGACGCCGGCCACGAGGTCCTCGGCGTCGGGGCGTGGCCGCGGGCGGAGGAAACCTTCGCCCACTTCACCGACCTGTTCACCTCGAGAATGGCCGGCCTCGATCAGGCCGAGGACCTCGCCGCCTGGCTGCGGGAGAAGGGTCGCGCGCTCCCGCCGGGCAGGCTTGCCGACGCCCGGAGCCACGCCGACTCCCTGGCGGGCATGCTCTCCGCCCACTGGGACGTCGACGTCCTGGCCACCCCGGTGCTGGCCGGCGACCCCCCGCCCACCGGCGCCTTCTCCTCCCTCGCGCCGGCGGAGAATTTTCGCGCCCAGACCGAATGGTCGCCCTGGGCGAGTCTGGCCAACGTCGCCGGCACCGCCGCCATCTCGATTCCCTGGCCGCGCCCGGGCCGGCCGCCGGTGGCCGTCCACCTGGCCGTGGTGCGGGCCGGGGTCAGCGACGCCGAGTTGCTCGGGCTGGCACGGGAGCTGCACGGGTGA
- a CDS encoding CPBP family intramembrane glutamic endopeptidase: MSGARSLLRLIDDLLAAEPLNEQEVTLNVTQSDLAWLDLALQLCSAGVLFAWGALALFLLAGDGIRAVRPRWSDLGWGAGLAAVIGTPGLGLYVVAVQTGLSKVVVPTGLSHPGIEVPVLLLWSLANAFGEEVVVVMWLMTRLRGLGWSLPAVLVGSSLVRGSYHLYQGVSAGVGNIVMGLVYGAFYARTGRIWPLVIAHFLIDAVAFVGYSALGGDLGWLGL, from the coding sequence ATGAGCGGGGCACGCAGCCTGCTGCGCCTCATCGACGATCTCCTCGCCGCCGAGCCGCTCAACGAGCAGGAGGTGACGCTCAACGTCACGCAGTCGGACCTGGCGTGGCTGGACCTGGCGCTGCAGCTGTGCTCGGCCGGCGTGCTCTTCGCCTGGGGCGCGCTGGCGCTGTTCCTGCTGGCCGGGGACGGAATCCGGGCCGTCCGGCCGCGGTGGTCGGACCTGGGCTGGGGAGCCGGGCTCGCGGCCGTCATCGGGACTCCGGGCCTGGGCCTCTACGTGGTGGCCGTGCAGACGGGGCTGTCCAAGGTCGTCGTCCCCACCGGCCTGAGCCACCCCGGGATCGAGGTGCCGGTGCTGCTGCTGTGGTCCCTGGCCAACGCCTTCGGCGAGGAGGTCGTGGTGGTGATGTGGCTGATGACTCGGCTGCGGGGGCTGGGCTGGAGCCTGCCCGCGGTGCTGGTGGGCTCCTCCCTGGTGCGCGGGTCCTACCACCTGTACCAGGGAGTGTCGGCGGGTGTCGGCAATATCGTGATGGGCCTGGTCTACGGCGCCTTTTACGCGCGGACCGGGCGCATCTGGCCGCTGGTCATCGCCCATTTCCTCATCGACGCCGTCGCCTTCGTGGGCTATAGCGCCCTCGGCGGGGACCTGGGCTGGCTGGGCCTGTAG
- a CDS encoding LCP family protein — MTDYGRGDSHGSTGSDRSFDPDKFVLGKDGKPLIDRYGRPVRRRSANPGSRAPEPPPRPRQERPDPGYSPRLRPRPEDRHERPRPAPGPDPAYGGGRRPYNPNETRADLSGPPRQERPRQEFPRERPRPTYAQDLYAEPAAQPSRDPRRDRAVVAPRRDRARRSRPRRAPGCLGLLGWFLAVLVVLTIVVTLWADARLTRVEATPEQQVADTAGTNWLLVGSDSRQGLSEEDMAELGTGGDIGLGRTDTIMLLHLPTSGQARLVSIPRDSLVTIPGYGEDKVNAAFVYGGPQLLTDTVEEATGLHIDHYAEIGMGGLAKLVNTVGGVEICVDYPIQDPLANLDVQAGCQEMDGATALGYVRTRATPQGDLDRVERQRDFFAALMDKLTAPSTMANPFRTLGLINNAAGTFTVDDGDHVWHLIRVALAMRGGVSTETVPVGGFLDTSVGNVVLWDETGADALWGSMR, encoded by the coding sequence ATGACTGACTACGGACGGGGTGACTCCCACGGCAGCACCGGGTCCGATCGGAGCTTCGATCCGGACAAGTTCGTCCTGGGCAAGGACGGAAAGCCGCTGATCGACCGCTACGGCCGTCCGGTCCGCCGCCGCTCGGCCAACCCAGGCTCCCGCGCACCTGAACCCCCGCCCCGCCCCCGGCAGGAGCGGCCCGATCCCGGCTACTCCCCCCGTCTCCGGCCACGTCCGGAGGATCGCCACGAACGCCCCCGCCCGGCCCCGGGCCCGGACCCGGCCTATGGCGGCGGGCGTCGCCCCTACAACCCCAACGAGACCCGCGCCGACCTCTCCGGCCCGCCCCGGCAGGAGCGGCCGCGCCAGGAGTTTCCGCGCGAGCGCCCCCGGCCGACCTACGCCCAGGATCTCTACGCGGAACCCGCTGCGCAGCCTTCCCGCGATCCCCGCCGGGACCGGGCGGTCGTCGCCCCCCGCCGGGACCGGGCACGGCGATCACGACCGCGTCGGGCCCCGGGCTGTCTCGGTCTCCTCGGCTGGTTCCTCGCCGTCCTCGTGGTGCTGACGATCGTCGTCACGCTCTGGGCCGACGCCCGCCTGACCCGCGTCGAAGCCACCCCCGAGCAGCAGGTCGCCGACACCGCCGGCACCAACTGGCTGCTCGTCGGCTCGGACTCCCGCCAGGGACTCAGCGAGGAGGACATGGCGGAACTGGGCACCGGCGGCGACATCGGCCTCGGCCGCACCGACACGATCATGCTGCTGCACCTGCCCACCTCCGGCCAGGCCCGTCTGGTCTCCATCCCCCGCGACAGCCTGGTGACCATCCCCGGCTACGGCGAGGACAAGGTCAACGCGGCCTTCGTCTACGGCGGGCCGCAGCTGCTGACCGACACCGTCGAGGAGGCCACCGGGCTGCACATCGACCATTACGCGGAGATCGGCATGGGTGGGCTGGCGAAGCTGGTCAACACCGTCGGCGGCGTCGAGATCTGCGTCGACTACCCGATTCAGGATCCGCTCGCCAACCTCGACGTGCAGGCCGGCTGCCAGGAGATGGACGGCGCCACCGCCCTCGGCTACGTCCGTACCCGCGCCACCCCGCAGGGCGACCTCGACCGCGTCGAGCGCCAGCGCGACTTCTTCGCCGCGCTGATGGACAAATTGACCGCCCCCTCCACGATGGCCAACCCGTTCCGGACCCTCGGCCTGATCAACAACGCCGCGGGCACCTTCACCGTCGACGACGGCGACCACGTCTGGCACCTGATCCGCGTCGCCCTGGCGATGCGTGGCGGGGTGTCCACCGAGACGGTCCCCGTCGGCGGCTTCCTCGACACCTCAGTCGGCAACGTCGTTCTGTGGGACGAGACCGGCGCCGACGCCCTGTGGGGTTCGATGCGTTAG
- the panD gene encoding aspartate 1-decarboxylase, with the protein MLRTMFHAKIHRATVTEANLHYVGSVTVDQDLLDAADILPGELVSIVDITNGARLETYTIAGERGSGVIGINGAAAHLVHPGDLVILIAYAQMEDAQARSFVPSVVHVDADNRIVELGSDPAEALVGEMERPPFARDLVDAQADLRG; encoded by the coding sequence ATGTTGCGCACCATGTTCCACGCCAAGATTCACCGTGCCACCGTCACCGAAGCCAACCTGCACTACGTGGGCTCCGTGACGGTGGATCAGGATCTGCTCGACGCCGCCGACATTCTGCCCGGCGAGCTGGTGTCCATCGTCGACATCACCAACGGCGCACGCCTGGAGACCTACACCATCGCCGGCGAGCGGGGCTCGGGCGTCATCGGCATCAACGGCGCCGCCGCCCACCTGGTCCACCCCGGTGACCTGGTCATCCTCATCGCCTACGCGCAGATGGAGGACGCCCAGGCCCGCAGCTTCGTGCCCAGCGTCGTCCACGTCGACGCCGACAACCGCATCGTCGAGCTGGGTTCGGATCCGGCGGAGGCGCTGGTCGGCGAGATGGAACGCCCGCCCTTCGCCCGCGATCTCGTGGACGCCCAGGCGGACCTGCGCGGGTAG
- a CDS encoding ABC transporter ATP-binding protein, producing MASITFDSVSRIYTPGARPAVNKIDLDVADGEFLVLVGPSGCGKSTTLRMLAGLEPIDEGRLLLDGQDATALRPQDRDIAMVFQSYALYPNMTVRDNMGFALKNQKYPKAEIAARVQEASRILQLDEYLDRKPGALSGGQRQRVAMGRAIVREPSVFCMDEPLSNLDAKLRVSTRAEISALQRRMGVTTVYVTHDQVEAMTMGDRVAVLLAGVLQQVDTPQNLYDRPTNVFVASFIGSPSMNLIKGRLGDGVVSLGTGVDIHLDEVARRAPELSGHANANRAVVVGARPEHMYLTAEGDRGAIRAVISHIDELGADSMVYVKAAGVKNPDSDILGSGVPADMRIQVTDAGEHDQAELGVRVERHHGLSIGDVVHVAAAPENLHVFDGREGQRLNP from the coding sequence ATGGCTTCCATCACTTTTGATTCCGTGTCGCGCATCTACACCCCGGGTGCCCGTCCCGCAGTCAACAAGATCGACCTCGACGTCGCTGACGGCGAGTTCCTCGTGCTGGTCGGTCCGTCCGGGTGCGGCAAGTCCACGACCCTGCGCATGCTCGCCGGGCTCGAGCCCATCGACGAGGGCCGTCTGCTTCTCGACGGCCAGGACGCGACCGCCCTGCGCCCGCAGGATCGTGACATTGCCATGGTGTTCCAGTCCTATGCGCTGTACCCGAACATGACGGTGCGCGACAACATGGGTTTCGCCCTGAAGAACCAGAAGTACCCGAAAGCGGAGATTGCGGCCCGGGTGCAGGAGGCTTCCCGCATCCTGCAGCTGGACGAGTACCTCGACCGTAAACCGGGGGCGCTGTCCGGCGGCCAGCGCCAGCGGGTGGCCATGGGGCGGGCGATCGTCCGGGAACCCTCGGTGTTCTGCATGGACGAGCCGCTGTCCAACCTGGACGCGAAGCTGCGCGTGTCCACCCGGGCGGAAATTTCGGCCCTGCAACGACGCATGGGAGTGACCACCGTGTATGTGACCCACGACCAGGTCGAGGCCATGACCATGGGCGACCGGGTCGCGGTGCTCCTGGCGGGGGTTCTGCAACAGGTCGACACCCCGCAGAACCTGTATGACCGCCCCACGAACGTGTTCGTGGCCTCGTTCATCGGCTCCCCGTCGATGAACCTCATCAAGGGCCGTCTCGGTGACGGCGTCGTCAGCCTCGGCACAGGCGTCGACATTCACCTGGATGAGGTCGCCAGGCGCGCCCCGGAGCTGAGCGGCCACGCCAACGCCAACCGCGCCGTCGTCGTCGGCGCGCGCCCGGAGCACATGTATCTCACCGCCGAGGGGGATCGCGGCGCCATCAGGGCCGTGATCTCCCACATCGATGAACTCGGCGCGGATTCCATGGTCTACGTCAAGGCGGCCGGCGTGAAGAACCCCGACAGTGACATCCTCGGCTCCGGCGTCCCGGCGGACATGCGCATTCAGGTGACCGACGCCGGTGAGCACGACCAGGCCGAGCTCGGCGTGCGCGTCGAGCGGCACCACGGCCTGTCCATCGGCGACGTCGTCCACGTCGCCGCGGCCCCGGAGAATCTGCACGTCTTCGACGGGCGGGAAGGCCAGCGCCTGAACCCCTAG
- a CDS encoding IS481 family transposase: MVHPNAALTPKHRLKVAQLVVDDGWPIAEVAARFQCSWPTVKRWAERYRGGQSMQDRSSRPATSPTTTPKAVAKRIVSLRLRKRIGPVQLSLMCGVSSSTVHRILAAGRLNRLSCLDRDSGEPVRRYEYPHPGDLIHVDVTKFGQIPDGGGWRFVGRAQGKKNRAATPGKPRNQHHNPKLGHCFVHTVIDDHSRVAYAEIHGDETALTAVGVLERAVAWFGWRGVTVSRVLSDNGSAYRSHLWARTCADLGVAPKRTRPYRPQTNGKIERFHRTLADGWAYATCYDSEAARRAALPGWIHHYNHHRAHSAVGGKPPITRLTNLPDQYI; this comes from the coding sequence GTGGTCCACCCTAACGCAGCACTGACCCCGAAACACCGTCTCAAGGTCGCCCAACTCGTCGTCGACGACGGCTGGCCCATCGCCGAAGTCGCCGCGAGGTTCCAGTGCTCCTGGCCGACCGTCAAACGCTGGGCCGAGCGCTACCGGGGCGGCCAGTCCATGCAGGACCGCTCCTCCCGCCCGGCCACCAGCCCCACCACAACCCCGAAGGCCGTGGCCAAACGCATCGTGTCGCTGCGCCTGCGCAAACGGATCGGACCGGTCCAACTGTCGCTGATGTGCGGTGTCTCCTCCTCAACGGTGCACCGCATCCTGGCAGCCGGGCGCCTCAACCGGCTGTCCTGCCTGGACCGCGACAGCGGTGAACCCGTCCGCCGCTACGAGTACCCCCACCCCGGCGATCTCATCCACGTCGACGTCACCAAGTTCGGCCAGATCCCCGACGGCGGGGGCTGGCGCTTCGTCGGGCGCGCCCAAGGCAAGAAGAACCGGGCCGCCACACCGGGTAAACCCCGAAATCAGCACCACAACCCGAAGCTGGGGCACTGCTTCGTCCACACCGTCATCGATGATCACTCCCGGGTGGCCTACGCGGAGATCCATGGCGATGAGACGGCCCTGACCGCGGTGGGGGTGCTGGAACGTGCGGTGGCCTGGTTTGGATGGCGTGGGGTGACGGTCAGCCGGGTGCTCAGCGACAACGGGTCGGCCTATCGATCACATCTGTGGGCACGGACCTGCGCTGATCTTGGAGTGGCACCGAAACGGACCCGGCCGTACCGGCCGCAGACCAACGGCAAGATCGAGCGCTTCCATCGGACGTTGGCGGACGGGTGGGCCTACGCGACTTGTTATGACTCGGAGGCTGCCCGTCGAGCTGCCCTACCGGGCTGGATCCACCACTACAATCATCACCGAGCCCATTCCGCGGTGGGAGGCAAGCCACCGATCACACGGTTAACCAACCTCCCCGATCAGTACATCTAG
- a CDS encoding ABC transporter substrate-binding protein, with translation MAFNPTLSRRQLLAAFGITGAGLTLAACAGTGGATGGGAAAGDANKIVFWSNHPASSKDVELELIARFEAENPDLTVELVDAGANYGEVSQKFNAALTGTDLPDVVVLSDTEWFNFALNEATANIDEIAERTGVDVSGYVESLYNDYAFGGGHNGLPYARSTVLFYYNKDVWAEAGLPDRGPETWEEFSEWGPQLQEVVGDGKKAHGWGDAVNYLSWTFHGPMRTMDGAYSDEWDSRLTSPETVAAVNWFKSTIDDGYATVSADVTNEFSTGLIASCIQSTGDLSSVMETAGFNVGVAELPNPKGQGGAVTGGAGLGIPAGISEERQDNALKFIDFITNVENTTFWSRETGYVPVREGAAEDAEHATFLEENPEYRVAIDQLPKTLPQDNFRVLLPGGDRTIGDALESIALTGADVEATLADAEQKLVTIYERDIEPLL, from the coding sequence ATGGCCTTCAACCCGACCCTCTCCCGTCGTCAGCTCCTCGCCGCGTTCGGCATCACCGGCGCCGGCCTCACCCTGGCTGCCTGCGCAGGTACCGGTGGCGCAACCGGCGGGGGCGCCGCCGCCGGCGACGCCAACAAGATCGTCTTCTGGTCCAACCACCCGGCGTCCTCCAAGGACGTGGAGCTCGAGCTCATCGCCCGCTTCGAAGCGGAGAACCCGGATCTGACCGTCGAGCTCGTCGACGCCGGCGCCAACTACGGCGAGGTGTCCCAGAAGTTCAACGCGGCACTGACCGGCACCGACCTGCCGGACGTCGTGGTCCTCTCGGACACCGAGTGGTTCAACTTCGCGCTCAACGAGGCCACCGCCAACATCGACGAGATCGCCGAGCGCACGGGCGTCGACGTCTCCGGGTACGTCGAGTCCCTGTACAACGACTACGCCTTCGGCGGCGGCCACAACGGCCTGCCGTACGCCCGCTCGACCGTCCTCTTCTACTACAACAAGGACGTCTGGGCGGAGGCGGGTCTGCCGGACCGCGGCCCCGAGACCTGGGAGGAGTTCTCGGAGTGGGGCCCACAGCTGCAGGAGGTCGTCGGTGACGGCAAGAAGGCCCACGGCTGGGGCGACGCCGTTAACTACCTCTCCTGGACCTTCCACGGCCCGATGCGCACGATGGACGGCGCCTACTCCGACGAGTGGGACTCCCGGCTGACCTCCCCGGAAACGGTCGCGGCGGTCAACTGGTTCAAATCCACCATCGACGACGGCTACGCCACCGTGTCCGCCGACGTCACCAACGAGTTCTCCACCGGCCTGATCGCCTCCTGCATCCAGTCCACCGGTGACCTGTCCTCCGTCATGGAGACCGCCGGCTTCAACGTCGGCGTCGCCGAACTGCCGAACCCGAAGGGCCAGGGCGGCGCCGTCACCGGCGGCGCAGGTCTGGGCATCCCGGCCGGCATCTCGGAGGAGCGCCAGGACAACGCCCTGAAGTTCATCGACTTCATCACCAACGTCGAGAACACCACCTTCTGGTCCCGCGAGACCGGGTATGTCCCGGTTCGCGAGGGCGCTGCCGAGGACGCGGAGCACGCCACGTTCCTGGAGGAGAACCCGGAGTACCGCGTGGCCATCGACCAGCTGCCGAAGACCCTCCCGCAGGACAACTTCCGCGTCCTCCTGCCGGGCGGCGACCGCACCATCGGCGACGCCCTCGAGTCCATCGCCCTGACCGGGGCCGACGTCGAGGCCACCCTGGCGGACGCGGAGCAGAAGCTCGTCACCATCTACGAGCGCGACATCGAGCCGCTGCTCTAG